In Synechococcus sp. CB0101, a genomic segment contains:
- a CDS encoding DNA-3-methyladenine glycosylase, with product MAIEVFPALPRSFFCRPAEQVAPDLIGCLLVKRQPDGALLWGVIVETEAYSQEEPACHGYRRRSPSNETLFGEPGRFYVYVSYGIHHCVNVVTHRAEWANGVLLRAVALPDEPERVAAGPALLARRFAIDRSHDRRPVDPAEGLWLAPKPAALAAWGPDSLVQTTRIGITQGQDLPWRWYLRSSRSVSKRARGDRSPAPADALRVAALPMGF from the coding sequence ATAGCCATAGAAGTCTTCCCAGCTCTCCCCCGCAGCTTCTTCTGCCGCCCCGCCGAGCAGGTTGCCCCTGACCTCATTGGCTGCCTTCTGGTGAAACGCCAACCCGATGGCGCGTTGCTGTGGGGCGTGATTGTGGAAACAGAGGCGTATTCGCAGGAGGAGCCTGCTTGCCACGGCTACCGCCGCCGCTCACCAAGCAACGAAACGCTCTTTGGTGAGCCTGGGCGTTTCTATGTGTATGTGAGCTACGGCATTCACCACTGCGTGAATGTGGTGACGCACCGGGCCGAGTGGGCCAATGGTGTGTTGCTGCGTGCCGTGGCGCTGCCGGATGAGCCCGAGCGGGTGGCTGCCGGACCGGCTTTGTTGGCGCGGCGATTTGCCATCGATCGCAGCCACGACAGGCGCCCTGTGGATCCGGCCGAAGGGCTGTGGCTGGCGCCGAAACCTGCAGCTCTCGCCGCCTGGGGGCCTGACAGCCTGGTGCAGACCACCCGCATCGGCATCACGCAGGGGCAAGACCTGCCGTGGCGTTGGTATCTGCGGTCAAGCCGCAGCGTGAGCAAACGGGCCCGGGGCGATCGCTCACCGGCGCCGGCTGACGCTCTGCGCGTGGCCGCGCTGCCGATGGGCTTCTAG